The stretch of DNA AAGTTCGATGCGCGAATACGGTGAAGCTCTTCGACCATATCGGGAACCTGATTGCCTTTGACGACCTTTTCTTCAAGTCGATCGAACAGACGATAGCGCTGAGGATCGCGCATGCGAAACTCGAAATAGGCGCGCGACAACGCCTCTTTGTCTTGATCAAGACTGGGCGAATGCAAAATCTCGTTCAGATCCCGCTCGTAATCGAGCATGAGCCGGAGGTAAATCTCCGCTTTGGATTTGAAGTGCTTATAGATGGTGCCTTTGCCGATGCCGACCATGTCGGCGATCATCTCGACGGTAACGCTGTCCTCTCCCTGATCAAGAAACAGCTGGAGCGCGGTATCGAGAATCTCTTGCTCGCGACGGCGAAATTCGCGGACCTTCCGGGGTTCATTTTGCATATGAGGCTGCGGCGTGGAATTGAAGCAGATGATTATGCCTATCTAGTCAGAAAATGCACGGAACATTGCCCATGAGTACATTGAATGACGAATTCCCACAAATCGATGGATTGCGATACCTGAACCATGCAGCCGTTGCGCCATGGCCTCGTCGCGCGACCGAAGCAGTGGCCGCCTTCGCGCAGCAGAACATGACGCTCGGAGCCCGTGATTACCCCCAGTGGCTCGCGGTTGAAACCAGACTGAGGGCACGTTTAACGCGCATGCTAAATGCGCCGACATCAGCGGACATCGCGTTGGTCAAGAACACTTCCGAGGCGCTGTCTTTCGTGGCATTCGGTCTTGACTGGAAACCGGGCGACCAGATCGTTATCAGCGACGAAGA from Pseudomonas sp. DNDY-54 encodes:
- a CDS encoding TetR/AcrR family transcriptional regulator, producing MQNEPRKVREFRRREQEILDTALQLFLDQGEDSVTVEMIADMVGIGKGTIYKHFKSKAEIYLRLMLDYERDLNEILHSPSLDQDKEALSRAYFEFRMRDPQRYRLFDRLEEKVVKGNQVPDMVEELHRIRASNFEHLTLLIKGRISEGKLEDVPPYFHYCAAWALVHGAVALYHSPFWSNVLEDQEGFFQFLMDIGVRMGNKRKRD